One Streptomyces sp. RPA4-2 genomic window carries:
- a CDS encoding membrane protein insertase YidC — MSAFGTLVEQVADLLQPLFHASAAAAAIVLITALVRLLVHPLSRASARGQRARTALRPRVAELREKHGGNPEKYQKALLELHAREKVSPLAGCLPGLLQIPAFVLLYHLFSGTTLGDGPNGLLNHRLFGAPLGHRYADALGDGGVFGAQGLVYLGLFAVVALVATFNYRRTKRTTAAAAPEAGGEQRVPGLGAVSAFMPFLSYFTLLTVALVPLAAALYVVTTTTWSAVERAVLYP; from the coding sequence ATGTCCGCTTTCGGCACTCTGGTCGAGCAGGTCGCCGACCTGCTGCAGCCGCTGTTCCACGCCTCCGCGGCCGCCGCCGCGATCGTTCTCATCACCGCGCTCGTACGGCTGCTCGTGCACCCCCTGTCCCGGGCGTCGGCACGGGGGCAGCGGGCGCGTACCGCGCTGCGCCCACGGGTCGCCGAGCTGCGCGAGAAGCACGGCGGCAATCCGGAGAAGTACCAGAAGGCGCTGCTGGAACTGCACGCACGGGAGAAGGTGTCGCCGCTGGCCGGCTGCCTGCCCGGTCTTCTGCAGATACCTGCCTTCGTCCTCCTCTACCACCTGTTCTCCGGCACGACGCTCGGCGACGGCCCCAACGGGCTGCTGAACCACCGGCTGTTCGGCGCCCCGCTCGGCCACCGGTACGCGGACGCGCTCGGGGACGGCGGGGTGTTCGGGGCCCAAGGGCTGGTCTATCTGGGTCTGTTCGCGGTGGTCGCCCTGGTCGCGACGTTCAACTACCGGCGTACGAAGCGGACGACGGCCGCCGCGGCGCCGGAGGCCGGCGGCGAGCAGCGGGTCCCCGGACTCGGCGCGGTCAGCGCGTTCATGCCGTTCCTCTCCTATTTCACTCTCCTCACCGTGGCGTTGGTGCCGCTGGCGGCCGCGCTGTACGTCGTGACCACTACGACGTGGAGCGCGGTGGAGCGGGCGGTGCTGTACCCCTGA
- a CDS encoding fumarylacetoacetate hydrolase family protein, translating to MKLLRVGTAGSERPALLDTEGTLRDLSGVVPDIDGPLLADDAALGRIRTAAESGELPALDAAGLRVGPPLARIGKVVCIGLNYHDHARETGAEPPAEPVIFFKAADTVVGPHDTVLVPRGSVKTDWEVELAVVIGRTARYLPSHEEALAHVAGYAVAHDVSEREFQIERGGTWDKGKNCETFNPLGPWLVTADEVPDPQNLALRLWVNGELKQDGTTAEQIFPVAEVVRYVSQFMTLYPGDVINTGTPAGVALGQPEPKPYLRAGDVVELEIEGLGRQRQAFGDA from the coding sequence ATGAAGCTGCTGCGAGTCGGTACGGCGGGATCGGAGCGGCCCGCGCTGCTCGACACCGAGGGAACCCTCCGGGACCTGTCGGGTGTCGTCCCGGACATCGACGGGCCGCTGCTCGCCGACGACGCGGCGCTCGGCCGGATCCGTACGGCGGCCGAGTCGGGGGAGCTGCCCGCGCTGGACGCGGCGGGGCTGCGGGTCGGGCCGCCGCTCGCCCGTATCGGCAAGGTCGTCTGCATCGGCCTGAACTACCACGACCACGCCCGGGAGACCGGGGCCGAGCCGCCCGCCGAGCCGGTGATCTTCTTCAAGGCGGCGGACACGGTGGTCGGGCCGCACGACACCGTGCTCGTGCCGCGCGGGTCGGTCAAGACCGACTGGGAGGTGGAGCTGGCGGTGGTGATCGGACGTACCGCCCGCTATCTGCCGTCCCATGAGGAGGCGCTCGCGCACGTCGCCGGGTACGCGGTCGCGCACGACGTCTCCGAGCGCGAGTTCCAGATCGAGCGCGGGGGCACCTGGGACAAGGGCAAGAACTGCGAGACGTTCAATCCGCTGGGGCCGTGGCTGGTGACCGCGGACGAGGTCCCGGATCCGCAGAACCTGGCGTTGAGGCTGTGGGTCAACGGCGAGCTCAAGCAGGACGGCACGACGGCCGAGCAGATCTTTCCGGTCGCCGAAGTGGTCCGCTACGTGAGTCAGTTCATGACGCTCTACCCGGGTGACGTCATCAACACCGGTACGCCGGCGGGGGTGGCGCTGGGACAGCCGGAGCCCAAGCCGTATCTGCGGGCGGGGGATGTCGTGGAGCTGGAGATCGAGGGGCTGGGGCGACAGCGGCAAGCCTTCGGCGATGCGTAG
- a CDS encoding DUF6412 domain-containing protein, translating to MRSAVAPFPRPLPLVLLLLFLAEVVLLDAGGLSAAVAVAFAATTAVGSAIAVCAVLAARCAPVVPRTRVRTALRDREHRTAFLPQRDPDAAGRRRPRAPGSALPATTA from the coding sequence ATGCGCTCCGCCGTCGCGCCGTTCCCTCGTCCCCTGCCCCTCGTCCTCCTCCTCCTCTTCCTCGCCGAGGTCGTCCTGCTCGACGCCGGTGGCCTCTCGGCCGCCGTCGCCGTCGCCTTCGCCGCCACCACGGCGGTCGGCTCCGCCATCGCGGTCTGCGCCGTCCTCGCCGCGCGGTGCGCCCCCGTCGTCCCGCGTACGAGGGTCCGTACGGCCCTCCGTGACCGCGAGCACCGTACGGCCTTCCTGCCGCAGCGCGATCCGGACGCGGCGGGGCGCAGACGTCCCCGGGCACCGGGGTCCGCCCTCCCGGCGACCACCGCGTAG